A stretch of the Argentina anserina chromosome 6, drPotAnse1.1, whole genome shotgun sequence genome encodes the following:
- the LOC126796658 gene encoding uncharacterized protein LOC126796658, which produces MASHTIDLHKRVHTIINLDKCYVDWNSTMMCGISDDTSAQISPSRDDELKIRYIQYKITEHTLSPNSDACSQEDWMLPPTTKVITVRRSELNNFDSASIMQSSSGRMIVDFINTHYPPQEKEDIPNVLARIIDVVQNCTPLVPNDFIDVRRIEGLEIMHQMDDQVTEDYLCHHFATKSGTCSICLDDFEVGRNTSRLPCLHVFHGPCIFQWLEKNHSCPICWYTLDSKYAPWFNA; this is translated from the coding sequence ATGGCATCTCACACCATTGATCTTCACAAACGAGTGCACACGATCATTAATCTCGATAAATGCTATGtggattggaatagtacaatGATGTGCGGCATCTCTGATGATACCTCGGCCCAGATTTCACCGTCCCGTGATGATGAGCTTAAGATCCGATACATACAGTACAAGATAACGGAGCACACTTTGTCACCAAATAGTGATGCTTGTTCTCAAGAAGATTGGATGCTCCCCCCTACAACTAAGGTCATTACAGTGCGTCGTTCGGAGTTAAACAACTTCGATTCTGCTAGCATCATGCAATCCTCTTCAGGGCGTATGATCGTAGATTTTATTAATACTCATTATCCTCCTCAAGAGAAAGAAGACATCCCCAATGTTCTGGCAAGAATAATTGATGTCGTTCAAAACTGCACTCCCTTGGTCCCTAATGACTTCATTGACGTGCGGCGAATTGAAGGGCTGGAAATAATGCATCAAATGGATGATCAAGTGACTGAAGACTACTTATGTCATCACTTTGCTACCAAAAGTGGGACATGTTCTATTTGTTTGGATGACTTTGAGGTTGGGCGCAACACTAGTCGACTGCCTTGCTTGCATGTTTTTCATGGTCCTTGCATTTTTCAGTGGCTGGAGAAGAATCATTCTTGTCCCATTTGCTGGTATACTTTGGACTCTAAATATGCACCGTGGTTCAATGCATGA
- the LOC126796656 gene encoding aquaporin NIP6-1: protein MDNNNGNGEVPSAPSTPVTPGTPGVPLFGGFKPDHRSSGIGRKSLLKSCSKCFTVDDWALEGALPKAFCALPPPPVPLARKVGAEFLGTFILIFSGTATAIVNQKTEGTESLLGLAASTGLAVMIVILSTGHISGAHLNPAVTIAFAALKHFAWKLVPVYIGAQMLASLCSAFALKVIFHPIMGGGVTVPSGNYSQAFALEFIISFNLMFVVTAVATDTRAVGELAGIAVGATVMLNILIAGETTGASMNPVRTLGPAIAANNFKAIWIYLTAPILGALCGAGTYTAVKLPEEEGEKPLTRSFRR, encoded by the exons ATGGACAACAACAATGGCAATGGGGAAGTTCCCTCAGCTCCTTCAACTCCAGTAACACCAGGCACTCCTGGTGTTCCTCTCTTTGGTGGGTTCAAGCCAGATCATAGATCAAGTGGGATTGGTAGGAAATCACTTCTCAAGAGCTGCAGCAAGTGCTTTACTGTTGATGATTGGGCGTTGGAAGGAGCATTGCCTAAAGCTTTCTGTGCACTACCACCCCCTCCTGTCCCACTTGCAAGAAAG GTAGGAGCTGAATTCCTAGGCACTTTCATACTGATATTTTCTGGGACAGCTACAGCTATTGTGAACCAAAAGACAGAAGGCACTGAAAGCCTTCTAGGCCTTGCAGCCTCCACCGGACTCGCTGTTATGATTGTGATTTTATCGACAGGTCACATCTCTGGAGCTCATCTGAACCCTGCTGTCACCATTGCCTTTGCTGCACTCAAGCACTTCGCATGGAAACTT GTACCGGTGTACATTGGAGCACAAATGTTGGCATCGCTGTGTTCTGCTTTTGCCTTGAAGGTGATATTTCACCCCATAATGGGGGGTGGAGTTACAGTTCCTTCAGGAAATTATAGTCAGGCATTTGCTTTGGAGTTCATCATCAGCTTCAACCTCATGTTTGTGGTCACTGCTGTAGCCACCGACACTAGAGCT GTTGGCGAACTGGCAGGAATTGCAGTTGGAGCGACTGTCATGCTTAACATACTCATAGCTGG GGAGACAACAGGAGCTTCAATGAACCCCGTGAGAACACTAGGACCAGCCATAGCTGCAAACAACTTTAAAGCCATATGGATCTACCTCACTGCTCCAATTCTTGGGGCGCTTTGCGGGGCGGGAACCTACACAGCAGTCAAGCTGCCAGAGGAAGAAGGTGAAAAGCCTTTGACAAGGAGCTTCAGAAGATGA
- the LOC126796659 gene encoding uncharacterized protein LOC126796659, which produces MEDNDPWLGRDKLYHFLFCFSLTLLFSTFAARTPYPFLRRHSIRVGSLLSLSAGAAKEFADELGFFHSAGASARDAVANLFGVLAASLLLSLGHYLARSDYEAGRVKEVSMV; this is translated from the coding sequence ATGGAGGACAATGACCCGTGGCTAGGCCGAGACAAGCTCTACCACTTCCTCTTCTgcttctctctcactctcctcTTCTCCACATTTGCCGCCCGAACCCCTTACCCGTTTCTACGCCGCCACTCCATTCGGGTCGGCTCACTCTTGTCTCTCTCCGCCGGCGCCGCCAAGGAGTTCGCCGACGAGCTCGGCTTCTTCCACTCCGCCGGCGCCTCCGCCAGAGACGCCGTCGCCAATCTATTCGGCGTCCTCGCTGCTTCGCTCCTGCTTTCCCTCGGTCACTACTTGGCCCGATCCGATTATGAAGCGGGTCGGGTCAAGGAGGTTTCCATGGTCTGA